In Erwinia sp. SLM-02, one genomic interval encodes:
- a CDS encoding lysophospholipid acyltransferase family protein: MFTIETVLEDLCPQRETPSWQKSVLRRLLHEKEFQQFNQRYKHLKGLDMVEQVLEYLDVSCELSERDLEQIPSQGPVVIVANHPLGTLDGLALLHAVSQVRRDVKIVTNRLLNCLESLSSLMVPVDNMGNRTSRQQVGLMQDQLENQGVLIFFPAGEVSRFGSKGVKDGKWSHGFLRLAARYRAPIVPIHVSGRNSALFYLTSKIYQPLSMLLLVKEMFGNGGERLKLKIGARIPYASWHDGRTPAKELAARFRRHLYRVAQGKSALFQTEAAIARSEDRAVLKRALAGCEVLGKLPDGKTIYLYRRNGEDYVPILRELGRLREIAFRAVGEGSGTRRDLDDYDDDYYHLILWDEEALDIVGAYRFIPTAEQFERRGLEGIYSHSLFHYDHQMNPVLMQGIELGRSFIQPAYWGKRGLDYLWMGIGAYLAKYPQYRYLFGPVSISGGLPLAARDLLVAFYRLYFAPLLPLATSRRPYPASLPDVLAQFSGDNYSEDLKRLKRLLANLGTGIPPLYKQYSELCVSGGVQFIDFGSDPDFNHCIDGLVLVDLTRLKESRFQRYIAIHQQPEQEVAVG, encoded by the coding sequence GTGTTTACCATTGAAACCGTACTTGAAGACCTCTGTCCTCAGCGTGAAACCCCTTCCTGGCAGAAAAGCGTCCTGCGCCGCCTGCTGCATGAAAAAGAATTCCAGCAGTTTAATCAGCGCTATAAACACCTGAAAGGGCTGGATATGGTCGAGCAGGTGCTGGAATACCTCGATGTCAGCTGTGAGCTGAGCGAACGCGATCTGGAGCAGATCCCCAGCCAGGGACCGGTGGTGATTGTCGCCAATCACCCGCTCGGCACGCTGGACGGCCTGGCGCTGCTGCATGCGGTATCGCAGGTGCGGCGCGACGTGAAAATCGTCACCAATCGCCTGCTGAACTGCCTGGAATCGCTGAGCAGCCTGATGGTGCCGGTGGACAACATGGGCAACCGCACCAGCCGCCAGCAGGTGGGCCTGATGCAGGACCAGCTGGAAAACCAGGGCGTTCTGATCTTCTTCCCGGCGGGGGAAGTCTCGCGCTTCGGCAGCAAAGGGGTGAAGGACGGCAAATGGAGCCACGGTTTCCTGCGGCTGGCGGCGCGCTACCGCGCACCGATCGTGCCGATCCACGTCAGCGGCCGCAACAGCGCGCTGTTCTACCTCACCTCAAAAATCTACCAGCCGCTGTCGATGCTGCTGCTGGTGAAAGAGATGTTCGGCAACGGCGGTGAACGGCTGAAGCTGAAAATCGGTGCGCGCATCCCCTACGCCAGCTGGCACGATGGCCGCACCCCGGCGAAGGAGCTGGCCGCGCGCTTTCGTCGCCACCTCTATCGCGTGGCGCAGGGAAAATCCGCGCTGTTCCAGACCGAAGCGGCCATTGCCCGCAGCGAAGACCGCGCGGTGCTGAAGCGTGCGCTGGCCGGCTGCGAAGTGCTGGGTAAACTGCCCGATGGCAAAACCATTTACCTCTATCGCCGCAACGGCGAGGACTACGTCCCCATCCTCCGTGAACTGGGCAGGCTGCGTGAAATTGCCTTCCGCGCGGTGGGCGAGGGCAGCGGCACCCGCCGTGACCTCGACGACTATGACGATGACTATTACCACCTGATCCTCTGGGACGAGGAAGCGCTGGATATTGTGGGTGCCTACCGCTTTATCCCCACCGCCGAGCAGTTCGAACGCCGGGGGCTGGAAGGTATCTACAGCCACAGCCTGTTCCACTACGATCACCAGATGAACCCGGTACTGATGCAGGGCATCGAACTCGGACGCAGCTTTATCCAGCCCGCCTACTGGGGTAAACGCGGGCTGGATTATTTATGGATGGGCATCGGCGCGTATCTGGCGAAATATCCGCAGTACCGCTATCTGTTTGGCCCGGTATCCATCTCCGGCGGGCTGCCGCTGGCGGCGCGCGATCTGCTGGTGGCCTTCTATCGCCTCTACTTCGCTCCATTACTGCCGCTGGCCACCTCGCGTCGCCCCTATCCGGCCTCGCTGCCGGACGTGCTGGCCCAGTTCAGCGGCGATAACTACAGCGAAGATCTCAAGCGCCTTAAACGCCTGCTGGCCAACCTTGGCACCGGTATTCCGCCGCTGTACAAGCAGTATTCCGAGCTGTGCGTAAGCGGCGGCGTACAGTTCATCGACTTCGGCAGCGACCCCGATTTTAACCACTGCATCGACGGCCTGGTGCTGGTGGACCTCACCCGCCTGAAAGAGAGCCGCTTCCAGCGCTATATCGCCATTCATCAACAGCCGGAGCAGGAAGTCGCCGTCGGCTGA
- a CDS encoding proteasome-type protease — MTYCVAMRLSSGMIFVSDSRTNAGVDHISSFRKLHVFQQDDERTLVLQSAGNLATTQSALSLLRRGCEDGKKPNLMSCSNMYDVALLVGETLRTVIRRDGEEFGGTLLLGGQIKGEEPRLFQIYPQGNFIEASTDTPYFQIGESKYGKPIIDRVLRYDTPLDQAMQCALISMDSTLASNISVGLPLDVMTYPADSFSCAQQHHITEKHPYFSQIRQLWSSGLLSVFSQLPSLQLEE; from the coding sequence ATGACCTATTGTGTGGCAATGCGCTTATCGTCAGGGATGATTTTCGTTTCCGACTCTCGTACTAATGCGGGCGTGGACCATATTTCCTCTTTCCGTAAGCTCCATGTATTCCAACAGGATGATGAGCGGACGCTGGTGCTGCAAAGCGCCGGCAACCTTGCCACCACGCAGAGCGCGCTGAGCCTGCTGCGCCGGGGCTGTGAAGACGGTAAAAAACCGAATCTGATGAGCTGTAGCAATATGTACGACGTGGCGCTGCTGGTGGGGGAAACGCTGCGAACGGTGATCAGGCGCGACGGCGAAGAGTTTGGCGGCACGCTGCTGCTCGGCGGGCAGATTAAAGGCGAAGAGCCGAGGCTGTTTCAGATCTACCCGCAGGGCAACTTTATTGAAGCCAGCACCGACACGCCGTACTTCCAGATTGGCGAAAGCAAATACGGCAAGCCGATTATCGACCGCGTGCTGCGCTACGACACGCCGCTGGATCAGGCGATGCAGTGCGCGCTGATCTCGATGGATTCCACCCTGGCGAGCAATATCTCCGTTGGTCTGCCGCTGGACGTGATGACCTACCCGGCGGACAGCTTCAGCTGTGCGCAGCAGCACCATATTACCGAGAAGCATCCCTACTTCTCGCAGATCCGCCAGCTGTGGAGCAGCGGTCTGTTAAGCGTTTTCTCCCAGCTGCCGTCGCTGCAGTTAGAGGAGTAA
- a CDS encoding transglutaminase family protein, which translates to MQLTIAHKTCFSYQDPVMQSTQYLRLTPQDSAHQRILSWELRLPGEAVCTTDAWGNVLHVLTLDTPHQAIEIEARGVVEIIDGGEFAADLVNALSPLVFLRQSALTLPDEAIRDFARRYYRPAAPLESLERLMDELLLKMPYQPGSTRVTDCAAKVFAAGSGVCQDHSHVFLACCRSLQIPARYVSGYLYTDNVEHVATHAWVEAWIENSWHSFDITNNTRSTRQHLKLAVGVDYLDACPVRGMRLGGGSEDMQAFAAVQQVNLQQ; encoded by the coding sequence ATGCAGCTGACCATCGCACATAAAACCTGTTTCAGCTATCAGGATCCGGTAATGCAGAGCACCCAATATCTGCGCCTGACCCCGCAGGACTCAGCGCATCAGCGCATTCTCTCCTGGGAGCTGCGGCTGCCGGGCGAGGCGGTCTGCACCACCGATGCCTGGGGCAACGTGCTGCACGTGCTGACGCTGGATACGCCGCATCAGGCCATTGAAATTGAGGCTCGCGGGGTGGTGGAAATTATCGACGGCGGCGAGTTTGCCGCCGACCTGGTCAACGCGCTGTCGCCACTGGTGTTCTTACGCCAGAGCGCGCTGACTCTGCCGGACGAGGCCATCCGCGACTTCGCCCGCCGCTATTACCGCCCGGCGGCGCCGCTGGAAAGCCTGGAGCGCCTGATGGACGAACTGCTGCTGAAAATGCCTTACCAGCCGGGCAGCACCCGCGTCACCGACTGCGCGGCGAAGGTTTTCGCCGCCGGCAGCGGCGTGTGCCAGGACCACAGCCACGTATTTCTTGCCTGCTGTCGCAGTTTGCAGATTCCCGCACGCTACGTAAGCGGCTATCTGTATACTGACAACGTTGAGCACGTGGCGACTCACGCCTGGGTGGAAGCGTGGATCGAGAACAGCTGGCACAGCTTCGACATCACTAACAACACCCGCAGCACCCGCCAGCACCTGAAGCTGGCCGTCGGCGTGGATTATCTGGATGCCTGCCCGGTGCGCGGTATGCGCCTCGGCGGCGGCAGCGAGGATATGCAGGCGTTCGCCGCCGTGCAGCAGGTGAATTTGCAGCAGTAA
- a CDS encoding alpha-E domain-containing protein, which yields MLSRTATGLYWMARYLERAENIARVLDVTNRLSLMPVRGSHNNELRVPLNLTNSSELYWSVSDALAMPQLFSFFALDDRNPASIYNCWQAAWNNAHAVRGSLSSEVWESINSSWIELRKIRRRGVGSGGADAFFDWVKERCHLFRGAMFGTLMRGDAMNFIRLGTLLERADCTARLMDTWQYLSDADDDTVREYYRLDTLLRSVSAREAYHSIYKQQLAAEGVNEMLILREESPRSLRSCVEEIAGLLEQIGSSGEDRPRYLISVLHAQLRFSSRESVLDRGLHAWLGAFLSELATLSDSIHHTYLEAK from the coding sequence ATGCTGAGTCGCACGGCTACTGGCCTCTACTGGATGGCGCGCTATCTGGAGCGCGCGGAAAATATTGCCCGGGTACTCGACGTAACCAATCGCCTGTCGCTGATGCCGGTGCGCGGCAGCCACAACAACGAACTGCGCGTACCGCTGAATCTCACCAACAGCAGCGAACTTTACTGGTCGGTCAGCGACGCGCTGGCGATGCCGCAGCTGTTCAGCTTTTTTGCCCTCGACGATCGCAACCCGGCCAGTATCTATAACTGCTGGCAGGCGGCGTGGAACAACGCTCACGCGGTGCGCGGCAGTCTGTCCTCGGAAGTGTGGGAGAGCATTAACTCCAGCTGGATCGAACTGCGTAAGATCCGCCGGCGCGGCGTCGGCAGCGGCGGGGCGGATGCGTTCTTTGACTGGGTGAAAGAGCGCTGCCATCTGTTTCGCGGCGCGATGTTTGGCACGCTGATGCGCGGCGATGCGATGAATTTTATCCGCCTCGGCACGCTGCTGGAGCGGGCGGACTGTACCGCACGCCTGATGGATACCTGGCAGTACCTCTCGGACGCCGACGACGACACGGTACGTGAATATTACCGGCTGGATACGCTGCTGCGCTCGGTCTCGGCCCGCGAAGCCTATCACAGCATCTACAAACAGCAGTTGGCGGCGGAGGGCGTCAACGAGATGCTGATCCTGCGCGAGGAAAGCCCGCGATCGCTGCGATCCTGCGTGGAAGAGATCGCCGGGCTGCTCGAACAGATCGGCAGCAGCGGCGAGGATCGTCCGCGCTATCTGATCAGCGTCCTGCACGCGCAGCTGCGCTTCAGCAGCCGGGAATCGGTACTCGATCGCGGACTGCACGCCTGGCTCGGCGCTTTCCTGAGCGAACTGGCCACCCTGTCCGACAGCATTCACCACACCTATCTGGAGGCGAAATAA
- a CDS encoding circularly permuted type 2 ATP-grasp protein yields the protein MNQSYELASHFYDEMLLSDGHYRQHYREYWQWLQQADQQAIARKREEAELLFHRVGITFNVYGEDGGAERLIPFDSVPRIIPAAEWAMLDKGIRQRVQALNAFLHDIYHDQHILKSGIIPPEQVLVNEQYQPCMQGINLHRNIYAHITGVDMVRNGDGEYYVLEDNLRTPSGVSYMLENRKMMMRLYPELFADQRIAPVERYPSLLLQTLRESSPVNDPVVVVLTPGRFNSAYFEHSFLAQQMGVELVESADLFVKDGAVLMRTTAGPCKVDVIYRRVDDAFLDPLAFNPDSMLGVPGLLSVYRSGNVVLANAIGTGVADDKSIYPYVPDMVRFYLDEDPILNNVPTWQCRRPEDLSWVLANLEKLVVKEVHGAGGYGMLIGPVASRQQLEDFRALLKARPQNYIAQHTLALSTCPTFVEQGLAPRHIDLRPFALSGAEIRLVPGGLTRVALTEGSLVVNSSQGGGTKDTWILEDDAC from the coding sequence ATGAATCAAAGCTATGAATTAGCGTCGCACTTTTATGATGAAATGTTGCTGAGCGATGGACACTATCGTCAACACTATCGGGAATACTGGCAGTGGCTCCAGCAGGCTGACCAGCAGGCGATTGCGCGCAAGCGCGAAGAGGCGGAGCTGCTCTTTCACCGCGTGGGGATCACCTTTAACGTTTATGGCGAAGACGGCGGTGCGGAACGGCTTATCCCGTTTGACAGCGTCCCGCGCATTATACCCGCTGCGGAATGGGCGATGCTCGACAAAGGCATCCGCCAGCGCGTGCAGGCGCTGAATGCCTTCCTGCACGACATCTACCACGATCAGCATATCCTGAAATCCGGCATCATCCCTCCCGAGCAGGTGCTGGTTAACGAGCAGTATCAGCCCTGCATGCAGGGGATCAACCTGCACCGCAATATCTATGCGCATATCACCGGGGTGGATATGGTGCGCAACGGCGACGGCGAATACTACGTGCTGGAGGACAACCTGCGCACCCCGTCCGGGGTGTCCTATATGCTGGAAAACCGCAAAATGATGATGCGGCTCTACCCGGAACTGTTTGCCGATCAGCGCATTGCGCCGGTTGAGCGCTATCCGTCGCTGCTGCTGCAAACCCTGCGCGAAAGCTCCCCGGTCAACGATCCGGTGGTGGTGGTGCTCACGCCCGGCCGTTTCAACAGCGCCTATTTCGAACACAGTTTCCTCGCCCAGCAAATGGGCGTGGAGCTGGTGGAGAGCGCCGATCTGTTTGTGAAAGACGGGGCGGTGCTGATGCGCACCACCGCCGGGCCGTGCAAGGTGGATGTGATCTACCGCCGCGTCGACGACGCCTTCCTCGATCCGTTAGCCTTCAACCCGGATTCGATGCTCGGCGTCCCCGGCCTGCTGTCGGTCTACCGCAGCGGCAACGTGGTGCTGGCCAACGCCATCGGTACCGGCGTCGCCGACGACAAATCCATCTATCCCTACGTGCCGGATATGGTGCGCTTCTACCTGGATGAAGACCCGATCCTCAACAACGTGCCGACGTGGCAGTGCCGCCGCCCGGAGGATCTCTCCTGGGTGCTGGCTAACCTTGAAAAGCTGGTGGTGAAAGAGGTCCACGGAGCCGGTGGCTACGGCATGCTGATCGGTCCCGTTGCCAGCCGGCAGCAGCTGGAGGATTTTCGCGCGCTGCTGAAGGCGCGGCCGCAGAACTACATTGCCCAGCACACGCTGGCGCTTTCCACCTGCCCAACCTTTGTCGAGCAGGGGCTGGCACCGCGCCATATCGACCTGCGCCCGTTTGCCCTCAGCGGCGCGGAGATCCGCCTGGTGCCCGGCGGCCTGACTCGCGTGGCGCTGACCGAAGGCTCGCTGGTGGTCAATTCCTCGCAGGGCGGCGGGACCAAGGACACCTGGATTCTGGAGGATGACGCATGCTGA
- a CDS encoding winged helix-turn-helix domain-containing protein, with the protein MTPSLIIHHWLIDHASGSLIHQVTGEQRRLGEYQLKLLQVLAEHAGETLTREELTNLVWERRVIGNNSLPNAIHALRLALEDDGKQQRIIKTVPKKGYILEAEFCQFITLADMLPQVQSADAESSAEPVTSDESGATSTLVSPDRMLPPPVPAPAAEAPFWRWLVLGQVVLLAVLLLIIARNYFSASPTVLQEKNSVAYSNIRMVEVRRGWDGSSASDDLNKQLGPVLFSLNQYLKNRQVNMEVFFFTSGSSLNYTMTLTNRCDRRQLAMNIINWRTDGLQLSALIYREGERKINEMAKCVTQPAGGNAAAGAGGNKPETAADR; encoded by the coding sequence ATGACTCCATCCCTTATCATTCATCACTGGCTGATTGACCACGCCTCCGGTTCGCTGATCCACCAGGTGACCGGTGAACAGCGTCGGCTGGGTGAGTACCAGCTTAAGCTTTTGCAGGTTCTGGCCGAACACGCGGGTGAAACGCTGACGCGGGAAGAGCTGACCAATCTGGTGTGGGAACGCCGGGTCATTGGCAATAACAGCCTGCCCAACGCCATTCACGCCCTGCGCCTGGCGCTGGAAGATGACGGCAAACAGCAGCGCATTATCAAGACCGTGCCGAAAAAGGGTTACATTCTTGAAGCGGAGTTCTGTCAGTTTATTACCCTGGCAGATATGCTGCCGCAGGTGCAGTCTGCGGATGCCGAGTCTTCGGCAGAGCCGGTTACGTCGGACGAATCTGGCGCAACGTCCACGCTTGTCAGCCCCGATCGGATGCTGCCTCCACCGGTCCCCGCGCCGGCTGCAGAAGCTCCGTTCTGGCGCTGGCTGGTGCTGGGTCAGGTTGTGCTGCTGGCTGTCCTGCTGCTGATTATCGCCCGCAATTATTTCTCCGCTTCCCCGACGGTGCTGCAGGAAAAAAATTCGGTGGCCTACAGCAATATCCGCATGGTGGAGGTTCGCCGGGGCTGGGACGGATCTTCCGCCTCCGATGATTTGAATAAGCAGCTGGGGCCGGTGCTGTTTTCTTTAAATCAGTATCTGAAAAATCGCCAGGTTAACATGGAGGTGTTCTTCTTTACCTCCGGTTCCTCGCTGAACTACACCATGACGTTAACCAATCGCTGCGACCGCAGGCAGCTGGCGATGAATATTATCAACTGGCGGACGGACGGGCTGCAGCTGAGCGCGCTGATCTACCGGGAAGGCGAGAGAAAAATCAATGAAATGGCGAAATGTGTCACTCAGCCTGCTGGCGGCAACGCTGCTGCTGGTGCTGGCGGGAACAAGCCTGAAACTGCTGCCGATCGGTAA
- a CDS encoding lysozyme inhibitor LprI family protein, whose amino-acid sequence MVNHSRALLIILLFMLGTSTARALDCGRASTVVENTVCDSKELMWLDRQLTDSFRDVVVGNPQRADGIVNEWTRARDACTSYTCLRRAYLNGIGQLYGVPDTFDWQGVWWNTTATHGNGGKILVHSAVDWGFQMDATVWGGVYSSILSGRVNEFYGVGYTNEIVWGGHCAIIMVPRADGKLEVRSDSSGSCDMLLPGEMAIDGVYVKAASDPRPPATLLTLGIFPNKAIDDRFRELVGDDYQQYLDTATSFVYNQDEDSLGATVVTLWVKGMANRQSAMIMFTPEGKIWALRVEPGKNNKGIQLHYVTTEKEKTIMPKTLANWRSRFTDQ is encoded by the coding sequence ATGGTTAACCACTCCCGAGCTTTACTGATTATCTTACTGTTCATGCTTGGCACATCCACGGCCCGGGCACTCGACTGCGGGCGAGCCTCTACGGTGGTTGAGAACACCGTCTGCGACAGTAAAGAACTGATGTGGCTTGACCGCCAGCTTACCGATTCATTTCGCGATGTGGTGGTCGGCAACCCGCAGCGGGCCGACGGCATCGTCAATGAGTGGACCCGCGCCCGCGATGCCTGCACCAGCTATACCTGCCTGCGACGCGCCTATTTAAACGGTATTGGCCAGCTCTACGGTGTGCCGGATACCTTTGACTGGCAGGGCGTCTGGTGGAATACCACCGCCACCCACGGCAACGGCGGAAAAATCCTGGTCCACAGCGCCGTCGACTGGGGCTTTCAAATGGACGCCACCGTCTGGGGCGGCGTCTACAGTTCGATACTGAGCGGCCGCGTGAATGAATTCTACGGCGTGGGCTACACCAATGAAATTGTCTGGGGGGGCCACTGCGCCATCATTATGGTGCCGCGTGCCGATGGAAAACTGGAGGTCAGGAGCGACAGCAGCGGCAGCTGCGATATGCTCCTGCCGGGAGAGATGGCGATTGACGGCGTGTATGTTAAAGCCGCCAGCGATCCCCGCCCGCCCGCCACGCTGCTCACCCTGGGTATTTTCCCGAATAAAGCGATCGACGATCGCTTTCGTGAGCTGGTGGGCGACGATTATCAGCAGTATCTGGACACCGCCACCAGCTTCGTTTACAACCAGGACGAGGACAGCCTGGGGGCAACGGTAGTCACGCTGTGGGTGAAGGGCATGGCCAATCGTCAATCGGCGATGATTATGTTCACCCCGGAGGGAAAAATCTGGGCGCTGCGCGTGGAGCCGGGTAAAAACAACAAGGGCATTCAGCTGCACTATGTCACGACCGAAAAAGAGAAAACCATCATGCCGAAAACGCTGGCGAACTGGCGCTCAAGGTTTACCGACCAGTAA
- a CDS encoding YlaC family protein, which yields MEDVKQILLREIDTLNREERRDNKPRFSFKFLKTHPGLWASMYGCYVLTVALIFTTDFLGWPAFWGATLFVLLMSGLMLMDINPKYRFEDIDTLDLRVCYNGEWYYIRTLSPEAVNDILVSEKVPDNVKQGINKLLSLKGEVDFYDVFHLAWGQRNAATV from the coding sequence ATGGAAGACGTTAAACAAATTCTGCTGCGCGAGATTGATACGCTCAATCGCGAGGAGCGGCGCGATAATAAGCCGCGTTTCAGCTTTAAATTCCTGAAAACCCATCCGGGCCTTTGGGCTTCTATGTATGGCTGCTACGTGCTGACCGTGGCGCTGATCTTTACCACCGACTTTCTGGGCTGGCCCGCGTTCTGGGGCGCTACGCTGTTTGTCCTGCTGATGAGCGGGCTGATGCTGATGGATATCAATCCGAAATATCGCTTCGAAGATATCGATACCCTCGACCTGCGCGTCTGCTACAACGGCGAGTGGTACTACATCCGCACCCTGTCGCCTGAAGCGGTAAACGATATTCTCGTCAGCGAAAAAGTGCCGGATAATGTCAAACAGGGTATCAACAAGCTGCTGTCGCTCAAGGGCGAAGTGGATTTCTACGACGTCTTCCACCTCGCCTGGGGTCAGAGAAACGCCGCCACCGTCTGA
- a CDS encoding aminotransferase-like domain-containing protein: MAKYEQLVAQIRQQIETEIWLPGEKLPSLREQVSLSGVSLMTVMHAYQVLESQGWIISRPQSGYYVAPRAEFLSQPVSHQKLQLAESVDINAFIFDVLQACRDPHIVPFGSAFPDPELFPQRQLMRALTTVSHSMKPVDALHNLPPGNEALRKTLAQRYALQGVQVSPDEIVITNGAMEALNLSLQAVTEPGDWVAIENPSFYGALQAIERLKLKTVAIATDPQTGIDLDELSRALESWPIKAMWMMSNQQNPVGCTLSREKKQQLVALLAQHNVTLIEDDVYSELYFGNEKPLPAKAFDRDDNVLHCSSFSKNLVAGFRVGWVAGGKHAQRIQRMQLMSTLSTSAPMQQALATYLGTRSYDRHLRRLRQVLEQRKNLALQSLKRHLPGGAKINESRGGYFLWIELPKQVNTTELYYRALAQKISIAPGKMFSSSEQYANYFRFNTAWWDESQEAAVAQLGALIGELLLSRPA; the protein is encoded by the coding sequence GTGGCGAAATATGAACAGCTGGTGGCCCAAATCCGCCAGCAAATTGAAACGGAAATCTGGCTTCCGGGGGAAAAACTGCCCTCGCTGAGGGAGCAGGTCAGCCTCAGCGGCGTCAGCCTGATGACGGTGATGCACGCCTATCAGGTACTGGAAAGCCAGGGATGGATTATTTCGCGCCCGCAGTCCGGCTACTACGTTGCGCCCCGCGCCGAATTTCTCAGCCAGCCGGTCAGCCATCAAAAGCTGCAGCTGGCCGAGTCGGTGGATATCAATGCGTTTATTTTTGATGTGCTGCAGGCCTGTCGCGATCCGCATATCGTTCCCTTTGGCTCCGCCTTTCCCGACCCGGAACTGTTCCCCCAGCGCCAGCTGATGCGGGCGCTGACCACGGTCTCCCACAGCATGAAACCGGTTGATGCCCTGCACAATCTGCCGCCGGGCAACGAGGCGCTGCGTAAAACCCTTGCCCAGCGCTATGCCCTGCAGGGCGTACAGGTTTCGCCGGATGAAATCGTCATCACCAATGGCGCAATGGAAGCGCTGAATCTCAGCCTGCAGGCGGTGACCGAGCCGGGCGACTGGGTGGCGATTGAGAACCCCTCGTTTTACGGCGCGCTGCAGGCGATAGAACGGTTAAAACTGAAAACGGTCGCCATCGCCACCGATCCCCAGACCGGCATCGATCTGGATGAACTCAGCCGGGCGCTGGAAAGCTGGCCGATCAAAGCGATGTGGATGATGAGCAATCAGCAGAACCCGGTCGGCTGTACGCTGAGCCGGGAAAAAAAGCAGCAGCTGGTGGCGCTGCTGGCGCAGCATAACGTGACGCTGATTGAGGATGATGTTTACAGCGAGCTTTATTTTGGCAATGAGAAGCCGCTGCCGGCCAAAGCCTTCGATCGTGATGATAACGTCCTGCACTGCTCGTCGTTTTCTAAAAATCTGGTGGCGGGTTTTCGCGTGGGCTGGGTGGCGGGCGGCAAGCATGCCCAGCGCATTCAGCGTATGCAGCTGATGAGTACCCTGTCGACCAGCGCGCCGATGCAGCAGGCGCTGGCGACCTACCTCGGCACCCGCAGCTACGATCGCCATCTGCGGCGGCTGCGCCAGGTGCTGGAACAGCGGAAGAATCTGGCGCTGCAGTCGCTGAAACGTCATCTGCCCGGCGGCGCGAAAATCAACGAGTCACGGGGCGGTTACTTCCTGTGGATCGAGCTGCCGAAACAGGTGAATACCACCGAGCTGTACTATCGTGCGCTGGCGCAGAAAATCAGCATCGCGCCGGGGAAAATGTTCTCTTCCAGCGAGCAGTACGCCAACTATTTCCGGTTTAATACCGCGTGGTGGGATGAATCGCAGGAGGCGGCCGTGGCACAGCTGGGAGCGCTGATCGGCGAACTGTTATTATCGCGACCGGCCTGA